From Erythrobacter sp. YJ-T3-07:
GCTCCTCGCGCACCAGCGCGCGCTCTTCGGCCGTGCCGTGGCCGTTTTCGGAAACGCGGCGCAGGAAGGCCTCGGGCTTCTTGTGGCGGATTGTCGCCATCCCGCCGCGCCGCCCGTGTGCACCCGGGCCGATCCCGACATAGTCGCCGTAGCGCCAGTAGGTGAGATTGTGGTGGCTCTCGGCACCGGGCCGCGCGTGGTTGCTGATCTCGTAGGCGGGGAGGCCCGCCGCGCGGGTCTGGTCCTGCGTCTGCACGAACAAATCGGCGGCCTCGTCCGGGTCCATCGGGGTGAGCCGCCCGCGTGCGACGGCGCCGGCGAAGCCAGTGCCCGGCTCGATAGTCAACTGGTAGAGCGAGAGATGCTCGGTCCCGAAGGCCAGAGCGCGTGCCAGCTCGGCTTCCCAAGCGGCGGCAGTCTGGCCGGGGCGGGCATAGATGAGGTCGAAGGTGACACGCCCGAACAGGCCTTGCGCGCTCTCCACCGCCGCCATCGCCTCGGTCGCGCTGTGCTCGCGCCCGAGAAACGCCAGCGCCTCGTCATGCAGCGACTGCACGCCCAGCGACACGCGGTTGACGCCCGCGGCGCGGAAACCGGCGAACTTGCCCGCTTCGTAGGAGGTCGGATTGGCCTCCAACGTGATCTCGGCGTCGGGGGCGAGGCCCCACAGGCGCTGTGCCTGATCGATCAGAGCCCCCGCCAGCGCAGGCGGCATCAGCGAGGGTGTGCCACCGCCGAAGAAGATCGAGCCTACGCGGCGGCCTTCCGTCAGCGCATGCTCGTGCACCATGTCGGCGAGCAGGGCGGCCTGCCACGCCTCGGCATCCACAGTGTCGCGAACATGGCTGTTGAAGTCGCAATAGGGGCACTTCTTCAAGCAGAAGGGCCAGTGGATATAGAGCGCAAGATCGTCTGCGGCGGGCATGGAGCGAATCTAGGAGGCGCGGGCCGCGATGGCCAGCTAGTTAGCCGAACTGCTCGGCGACCAGCTTGGCGAAGGCGTCTGCGCGGTGGCTGATCGTTTGCTTTTCCGCAGGGTCGATCTCGGCAAAGGTCTGCTCGCGCCCCTCTGGCACGAACACCGGATCGTAGCCGAAGCCGAGCTGCCCGCGCGGTGGCCAGGTGAGCGAACCGGGCGCTATGCCTTCGTACACCGCGTATTCGCCATCGGGCCACGCGAGCGCCAGCGTGCAGTGAAACGCCGCGCTGCGATCCACGTCCGGTCCCTGCTGCGCGAGCAGGCCTTCGACCTTGCCCATCGCCATGTACCAGTCGCGGCCCGGTTCGCCCTCGAACCACTGCCGCTCCGCCCAGTCGGCGGTGTAGACGCCGGGGCGCCCATCGAGCGCGGCGACCGACAACCCGCTGTCGTCGGCCAGCGAGACGATGCCCGAGCCTTGCGCCGCGGCGCGCGCCTTGATCAGCGCGTTCTCGACGAAGGTGGTGCCCGTCTCCTCGGGCTCGGGCAGGCCGAGTGCACCGGCGGAGATGCACTCGACCCCATAAGGCGCGAGCAAGGCTGAAATCTCTTTCAGCTTGCCCGCATTATGCGTCGCGATGACGAGCTTGCCCGAGCCGATACGGCGAGTCATTTCACCGCCGCGTCCTGTGCCTTGAAGATCTCGCCGCAGCCCATCTGCGCGAGGCGCAGCAGGCGCAGCAGCGCTTCCTCGTCATAGGCTGCGCCTTCGGCGGTGGCCTGCACTTCGGCGATCTTGCCGCCTTCGATCAGCACGAAGTTGGCATCGGCATCGGCCGAGCTGTCTTCGTCGTAATCGAGGTCGAGCACCGGGGTGCCCTTGTGGATGCCACAGGAAACGGCGGCAATCTTGCCCATGATCGGGTCTTCGAGGATCGCACCCGACTTCTTGAGGCCGTCGATCGCGAGCCGCAGCGCGACCCACGCGCCGGAAATCGCCGCGGTACGCGTGCCGCCATCGGCCTGGATGACGTCGCAATCGAGCGTGATCTGGCGTTCGCCGAGCTTCTTCATGTCGACCACCGCGCGCAGGGAGCGGCCGATCAGGCGCTGAATTTCCTGCGTCCGGCCCGACTGCTTGCCGCGCGCCGCCTCACGGCTGCCACGGGTGTGCGTCGCGCGCGGAAGCATCGAGTATTCGCCGGTGACCCAGCCCGCGCCCTTGCCGCGCATCCACGGCGGCACGGAGTTTTCGACGCTGGCGGTGCACAGCACGCGGGTATCGCCGAAGCTGATCAGGCAGCTGCCCTCCGCGTGCTTGGTGAAACCGGTTTCGATGGAGATGGCGCGCATTTGGTCCGGCGCGCGGCCTGAAGGTCGCATGGGGGAAATCCTCTGGTCTGTATGGTCGCGAGCGCCCTAGCGGCCTATTCATCGGGTGGCCAGTGGACATGCTGCATCACCAGCGCCCCCGTTAAGAAAGGCATCCCGGATGATCCGCACTTTATCGATTTGCGCGCTGCCCCTCGCCATCGCAGGCTGCGTCACGCCTGCAACAGGGCCCGGCAGCACGGCTTCGGTCGAGAAAATCGACTATGCCGTGACCCCGTGCTTCGGCTTCTGCCCGTCCTTCACGCTTTCCGTGTCGCAGGATGGCAGCGGGGCCTATCACGGCGAGCGTTTCGTGCAGCAAAAGGGCGCAGCATCCTTCACCGCCAGCCCGGAGGAGGTCGAGGCCTTCGCCCGGCGGCTCGCCCCGTTCCGCCCGGAAACCTCGGTCAAGTACGGGTACGAGAAGTGCGACGGGCCGGTGGCGACCGATTCCCCGTCGGTAAAGATCACCTGGCACGAGGCGGGCAAAAAGCCGGTCACGCTCGACTGGTATATCGGCTGCCGCCAGCCCGGCCTCGCCGAGAACCGCGACGCGCTCTACCAGGCCTGGCAGGAGCTGCCGGTGGACGAGCTTGTCGGCACCGCCGAGAACCGCCAGATTTACGACCAGAACAGATGATCTGCGAGCAAGGCTGAACCACCGAGCATGAGCACCCCGCCGCTGACAGAACTGACCGCCCGCACGCGCGACATCTTTCGCGTGGTGGTGGAACAGTATCTGGCGACGGGGCAGCCGGTCGGATCGAAAACGCTGGCCGAGGGTGGGGCGGTCGACCTCTCGCCCGCCTCCATCCGCTCGGTACTGGCGGATCTCGAAAAGCTCGGCCTGCTGGCTGCGCCGCATGTTTCCGCCGGGCGCAAGCCGACCGAGAGCGGGCTGCGGCTGTTCGTCGACGGGATGATGCAGATCACCCAGCCGAGCGAGGACGAGCGGCGCGCGATCGAGGCCAAGCTGGGCGATCCCGGCCCGCTCGAAGCGCGGCTGGAGGCGGCCAGTGCGATGCTGTCCGACCTGTCGGGCGCGGCGGGCATGGTGTTCGTGCCCACGGCGGAGCGGCGGCTGGCGCAGATGAGCTTCGTCCCGCTGGACGCCGCGCGCGCGCTCGCGGTGCTGGTCGATGCGAACGGGCAGATCGAGAACCGGCTGATCGAACTCGGCGGAGTCGACAGCGCCACGCTGGACCGGGCCTCCAACTATCTCTCCGCGCGCCTCGCCAATCGCAGCCTTGGCGAAGCGCTGAAGGAAATCGAGCACGAGATCGACAGCGGGCGCAGCGCGCTGGACGCGGCGAGCAGCAATCTGGTGCGCCGCGGGATCGCGATGTGGAGCGAGGCGCCCGATCGCAATCCGGTGCTGATCGTGCGCGGGCAGGCCAAGCTGCTCGACGACGAGGCGGTCGGCGATGTCGAACGGGTGCGGCAACTGCTCGACGAGCTGGAAAACAAGCAGGCGGTGGCCGAGGTGCTGGAGCGCGCGCGCGGGGCGCAGGCTACGCGGATCTACATAGGCAGCGAAAATCGCCTCTTCGCGCTCAGCGGGTCGTCTGTTATCGCCTCTCCCTTCCGCGATCGCGAGGGGAACATCGTGGGGGTACTGGGGGTTATCGGCCCCACGCGCTTGAACTACGCGCGCATCGTTCCCATGGTGGATTTCACCGCACAATCACTGGGCCGATTGACCGGCTAACAGGGCAGAATTCACGTAAAGACTATGCAAGAAGAACATGATCCCAAGGACGAGCCTGTCCGCGAAGACAGCAAGCTCGACGCGGAAGCCGAACGTGAACTGGCAGGCGTCCCCGAACACCTGCGCGACCAGGGCGACGATGGCGACGACGAGAGCGAGCAGGGCGTAGCCAAGCTTGCCGAGGCGGTCGCGAAGCTCAACGAAGAGCTGGAGACCGCACGGCAGGAGGTGCTCTACGCACGCGCCGAGACGCAGAACGTGCGCCGCCGGATGGAAAAGGACATTGCCGACACGCGTGCCTATTCGGCGACCGGCTTTGCCCGCGACATCCTGTCGGTTTCGGACAATCTGTCGCGCGCGATCGATTCCATCCCCGAAGAGCTGCGCGAAGACGGCAAGTTCAAGGGGCTGGTCGCCGGGATCGAGGCGACCCAGCGCGAGCTCGACCGCGTGTTCGGCCAGCATGGCGTGACGCGCGTGGCCGCGATGGGCCTGCCGCTCGACCCCAACGTGCATCAGGCGATGATGGAAATTCCCAGCGACGAGGCCGAGCCGGGCACCGTCGTTCAGGAGATGCAGGCCGGCTATCTGATCCGCGATCGCCTGCTGCGCCCTGCGCTGGTCGGTGTCGCGAAGAAGCCGGACTGAGCGTAAAGCTGCGGAACAAAACGGCGTTATCGGGGCTTTCTCCCAGCACAAGGTGCAAGGAGAGACCCCCAATGATTGCCAACAAAAGCAAGACCCGTTTCGCCCTCATCCCCGTGGCGATGATTTCCGCCCTCTCGCTCAGCGCATGTGCGGAAAACTACTCGGCCGAAGGCGGCCTGGGCGGCGCAGCGCTGGGCGCAGGCATTGCCGCGGTGACCGGCGGCGACATCACGCGTTACGCGCTGGCCGGTGCTGCTGCAGGCGCGCTGGCGGGCTATTTCGTCGACAAGAACGACAACTGCGACGGTTACGACCGCGACGGCTATCTGGACGAGGATTGCTTCGGCACGCGCGGCTATCCGGCCGATCCGCGTCGCTAAATCGCGCAATGCAATGAATGAAGGGCCGCCCCGCGAAGGGCGGCCCTTTTCGTATCAGTCGACCACCTGTGCGCGGTTCTCGTCGCGGTGCTTCTTCAGATACTTCATGAAGGGCGTGCCGCCGGTACCGACATCGGGGTCGTTCCCCGCGATGCTGCCCGCCTGCTTGTTGATGTAGCTCGCCGCATATTCGAGATGCCGCGTGCGGAACCGCGCCGCCTGTTCGAGGCAGGCGTTGAACGCGTCCTTCAGCGCCGTATTGCCGCTCTCGGCCACAAAGCTGCGCAGCGTCGATTGCGCGGCGAGGTCTTCGATGAAGCGCCGATGCTCGACCGGACGATAGGCGTGCAGCTCATCGAGGAAGCTCTTGAGCGGGTCGTCGCTGTGGCCGACCTGGAACAGCGCATCCATCGCCGGAACGATGGAGGACTGCGATCCGGTCTGCCCGCGAAACGCCTGCGGCTTGCCGCCGAATGTCTCGATCCCTTCGTACACCAGTCCGCCGTCCAGCGCGGGGTTGTTGGCCCAGCCGTGGATGTAGGGGCGCACCCGGTGGAAATAGACGTACGGATCGCACCGCTCGGGCATCCGCGCGAAGTGCGCGTAGATCCGCTCCCACGCTTCATCCATCTCCTTCAGCAGGGTGAGCGCGGTATCCTCGTCGCCATCGCGGCACACGGTGACCAGCTTGGCCGCATTGTCGAGCAGCACGCCCGCCTCGGCCTCGATCGCGACGTGGACCAGCACGAACCAGTTCTCGTCCGCACCGCCGAGGAAGTTCTGGTGCATGGCGATATTGTCGAGCGCGATCGGGCCCGACTTGTCGAGCCGGTACCAGTTGTCGAGCACATACCCCGAATAGGGCAGCAGCGGCGCCTGGCCGAGCCGGTCGGCCAGCGCGACCATCGGGCGGGAAAGGTTGGCGGGAAGGTGCGCGGGGGGATCGTCCTCGCCCCACACGTAGGCCTGCACCAGGAAGGAATAGTGCACCATCGCGGTGCGGACCTCTTCCTCGGGTGCGTCCTTGGCCCATTCGCCGATCTGCGGATCGGGCAGCGCGTCCAGCCAGTGACGCACGCGGCCAGTGGTCAGCAGGGCGGAAAGATTGCCTGCGGCCTGCACAATCGGATCAAACTGTGAGGGGAGGGTGATCGCGTCGATTTCGTAATGCGAAAGGTAGCCGCGTTCCCGCGACATGCCGTAATTGCTCAGCTCCATTGTTGGGACCATTCGCCGGGCGCGGGTTGGGCCGCCCGGACGGCACATCGACTAACAAGCGGCGCGGGGCCGCTCAAGCCGTGACGCTACGTCATCGCAGATAGATCACCAGATAGCGGATAATCAGCGCGACCAGCACCACCGCGTGAACCTGCCGGTTTCGGACAAACAGCAGCGTGCCCATCAGGCCCACGAACAATGCGGTTACCCAGATGACCATCGGGGACAGCAAGTTCTCCCGCAGCTGCGGCAGGCTGAGCAGAAAAGCCCACTGCACGACAACCAGCGCGATCAGCATCCCCATCACCGTGCGGCAGACGCGGAAGTAATGCGTGTCGAGATCGCGAAACCGCTCCGGGTCGCCGGGGAATACGAGCCTTGCCGCAAGGTAACAGGCGCTCGCGAAGCCGACCACGGCGAGCAGCGTGGCGGGATTGACCGCCATCACATCGCGCACCGTCCACGAGAACATCCAGAACGACAGCAGGTCGAGGATGACGAATATTGCGAGCAGCGGTGTCAGCCAGCCGATCGAGAACCGCTCACCTCCGGCATCGCGGGCGAAACGCAATTCCAGCGTGCGCCCGAGGCCAGAGAGAATCTCGACCAGCGAAAGGCCGAGGAGCAGCGCGTAGAGCGCGAAGATAAACTCGTAATCGGTCAAGGCTTTGCCCCCGGAAAGCGCACCAGCAGATCATAGGTCTCGCGGCTGGCGATGCCCGCCACGCGCACGCCGTTCCTCAGCCAGAAGGCATGCTTCACGATCTCGGCCTGCTGTTCGATCCCGTATTTTGCGAGGCCCCAGCCGGGTTTGATGCTGTAGTCGTAACGGCACCAGGGATGGCGGTGGAGCGGCAGGTACCACTCGCCCCTGGTCTGGGTCTGCCACACGTGCGTCATCTCGTGGATGAAATGGCCCTGCGAATGGTGATTTCCGGCGGAGAAATCGTCGCAATACCCTGCCGCATCGGGGTGGAAATGCAGGTGGCCGCGCGGGGCCATGGTGGTGTTCTTCGGCTGGAAGAACGCCCACTTGCGCCGCCGGATGGTGACCTTGCGATAATCGATTGCGGTGCCGAACACCGATTGCGCCAGCGCGACCTCGCTCGGTGTCAGCCGCCGCTCCCCACCCGCAGGGCAGGGAGCGACGCGGGTCTCATGCGTCTCGGTATCTATCGGGTGATCCATGACGCTCGTCGATTGATCGCGCTTCAGCGTTCCGCGTCGGCGGGCAGCACGTCGACGTCGAACGACATCGTCTTGCCCCCGGCCATGGTCAGGGTGACCGAGGTGGCGCTTTCAGGCTTGAGATCGGGCGAGAGGTCGAACGCCATCACGTGCTTGCCGCCCGGTTCGAAGGAGACGGTTTCGCCCGGCTGCACGGTGACCACGCCGATCGATCCCATCTCGGTATCGTCATATTCCATGTAATCGTGCAATTCCGCGCTTCCCGCGCCTTCCACGTCGGCCTTGCGGACCGAAATCGCCTTGTCGCCCGGGTTCTCCAGCTTGAAATAGACCGCCCCCGGATTGCCTGAAACCGCGGGCAGGAACAGCTTGCCCTCGCTGGCGGTCAGCGGTGCGGCGGCGACCTCTTCCTCGGCGGGTTTCTGATCGCATCCGGCCAGTGTCACGGCACCAAGGCCAAGTGCGCAGGCGAGGTAAATCGATTTCATGTCAGGCTCCTCCCAGGTTTGTGTCCCGCTTGACGACTAGGCGCTGGCATCTCTTGTGCCAAGAACAAGCGCACCTATATCCGCCGCTCAACCAGAGCTGCCGAGCGGCATCGCCCACTGACGGGGTGTCGCGAAGGGCAGTGTCCAACATAGCCAAACGGATGCGGGGTATCATGGCAAAAGTAATTGGTATCGACCTCGGTACGACGAACTCGTGTGTCGCGGTCATGGATGGGGGCAAACCCAAGGTCATCGAGAACGCGGAAGGTGCACGCACCACGCCCTCGATCGTGGCCTTCACCAAGGATGGCGAGCGCCTGATCGGCCAGCCGGCCAAGCGCCAGGCCGTCACCAATCCGGACAACACCGTTTTCGCGGTGAAGCGCCTGATCGGTCGCCGGTTCGAAGACCCGCTGACCAAGAAGGACATGGAGCTGGTCCCCTACAACATCGTCAAGGGCAACAATGGCGATGCATGGGTCGAAGCGGGCGGCGACAAGTATTCGCCCAGCCAGATTTCCGCCTTCATCCTGCAGAAGATGAAGGAAACCGCCGAGAGCTATCTCGGTGAGACCGTGACGCAGGCGGTCATCACCGTGCCTGCGTACTTCAACGACGCACAGCGTCAGGCGACCAAGGACGCCGGCCAGATCGCAGGCCTCGAAGTTCTGCGCATTATCAACGAGCCGACCGCGGCCGCGCTCGCCTACGGCCTCGACAAGGACGAGAACAAGACCATCGCGGTCTATGACCTTGGCGGCGGTACGTTCGACATCTCGATCCTCGAAGTCGGCGACGGCGTGTTCGAAGTGAAGTCGACCAACGGCGACACCTTCCTCGGCGGTGAAGACTTCGACAGCGCGATCGTCGAATATCTGGCCGAGCAGTTCAAATCCAAGGAAAACATGGATTTGAAGCAGGACAAGCTGGCCCTGCAGCGCCTCAAGGAAGCCGCCGAAAAGGCGAAGATCGAGCTTTCGAGCGCACAGCAGACCGAAGTGAACCTGCCCTTCATCACCGCGCGCATGGAAGGCGGCAGCTCCACGCCGCTGCACCTCGTCGAAACGCTGACCCGCTCGAAGCTGGAACAGCTGGTCGGCGATCTGGTCAAGCGTACGCTCGATCCGTGCAAGAAGGCGCTCGAAGACGCAGGCCTCAAGACCGGCGAAATCGACGAAGTGATCCTGGTCGGCGGGATGACCCGCATGCCCAAGGTCCGCGAAGTCGTGGAAGAGTTCTTCGGCAAGAAGCCACACACCGGCGTGAACCCCGACGAAGTCGTCGCCATGGGTGCAGCGATCCAGGCGGGCGTCCTGCAGGGCGACGTCAAGGACGTGCTGCTGCTCGACGTGACGCCGCTGTCGCTGGGTATCGAAACGCTGGGCGGGATCATGACCAAGATGATCGACCGCAACACGACGATCCCGACCAAGAAGACGCAGGTCTATTCGACTGCCGAGGACAACCAGCAGGCGGTGACGATCCGCGTGTTCCAGGGCGAGCGCGAGATGGCAGCGGACAACAAGCTGCTCGGCCAGTTCGATCTGGTCGGCATCCCGCCCGCACCGCGCGGCGTGCCGCAGGTGGAAGTTACCTTCGACATCGACGCCAACGGCATCGTGAACGTGTCCGCCAAGGACAAGGGCACGGGCAAGGAACAGCAGATCCGCATCCAGGCCTCGGGCGGTCTGTCGGACAACGACATCGAATCGATGGTCAAGGACGCCGAACGCTTCGCCGAAGAGGACAAGAAGCGGCGCGAAGCTGCCGAGGCGCGCAACCAGGCCGATAACCTGGTCCACGCGACCGAGAAGCAGGTTCAGGAAAACGGCGACAAGATCGACGCTTCGCTCAAGTCCGATGTCGAGGCAGCTATTGCCGAGACCAAGACCGCGCTCGAAGGCGACGATGTCGACGCGATCAATGCCAAGGCTCAGGCGCTGACCGAAGTGGCCATGAAGATGGGCCAGCAGATCTACGAGAAGGAACAGGCCAGCGGCGGCGCAGATGCCGGGCAGGCCGGCGATGCAGGCGCATCGTCCTCGCAGGACGAAGACGTCGTCGACGCCGAGTTCTCCGAAGTAGACGACAGCGCTGGCGACAGCGACAACGCCGACCGGTCCTGAGCCGGACGGTCATGAGAAACGGGCTCCGCGCAGACCACCCGGCCTGCGCGGGCCCGCCTATGTTTGTTGCACCGGTGCTCTGAATAATGGCTTCCGAACCCGATCTTTACGAATTGCTTGGCGTCTCGCGCGATGCGGATGCGGCGGCGATCAAGGCCGCCTATCGCAAGATGGCGATGCAGTATCACCCCGATCGC
This genomic window contains:
- the hemW gene encoding radical SAM family heme chaperone HemW yields the protein MPAADDLALYIHWPFCLKKCPYCDFNSHVRDTVDAEAWQAALLADMVHEHALTEGRRVGSIFFGGGTPSLMPPALAGALIDQAQRLWGLAPDAEITLEANPTSYEAGKFAGFRAAGVNRVSLGVQSLHDEALAFLGREHSATEAMAAVESAQGLFGRVTFDLIYARPGQTAAAWEAELARALAFGTEHLSLYQLTIEPGTGFAGAVARGRLTPMDPDEAADLFVQTQDQTRAAGLPAYEISNHARPGAESHHNLTYWRYGDYVGIGPGAHGRRGGMATIRHKKPEAFLRRVSENGHGTAEERALVREEQLSEALLMGLRLTEGLDLAALAARFGTTPDALVDSGRAAFYADLGFVEREGHRLTITPQGMPLLDALLAELVPAHLVAA
- the rdgB gene encoding RdgB/HAM1 family non-canonical purine NTP pyrophosphatase, with product MTRRIGSGKLVIATHNAGKLKEISALLAPYGVECISAGALGLPEPEETGTTFVENALIKARAAAQGSGIVSLADDSGLSVAALDGRPGVYTADWAERQWFEGEPGRDWYMAMGKVEGLLAQQGPDVDRSAAFHCTLALAWPDGEYAVYEGIAPGSLTWPPRGQLGFGYDPVFVPEGREQTFAEIDPAEKQTISHRADAFAKLVAEQFG
- the rph gene encoding ribonuclease PH, whose amino-acid sequence is MRPSGRAPDQMRAISIETGFTKHAEGSCLISFGDTRVLCTASVENSVPPWMRGKGAGWVTGEYSMLPRATHTRGSREAARGKQSGRTQEIQRLIGRSLRAVVDMKKLGERQITLDCDVIQADGGTRTAAISGAWVALRLAIDGLKKSGAILEDPIMGKIAAVSCGIHKGTPVLDLDYDEDSSADADANFVLIEGGKIAEVQATAEGAAYDEEALLRLLRLAQMGCGEIFKAQDAAVK
- a CDS encoding DUF6438 domain-containing protein translates to MIRTLSICALPLAIAGCVTPATGPGSTASVEKIDYAVTPCFGFCPSFTLSVSQDGSGAYHGERFVQQKGAASFTASPEEVEAFARRLAPFRPETSVKYGYEKCDGPVATDSPSVKITWHEAGKKPVTLDWYIGCRQPGLAENRDALYQAWQELPVDELVGTAENRQIYDQNR
- the hrcA gene encoding heat-inducible transcriptional repressor HrcA translates to MSTPPLTELTARTRDIFRVVVEQYLATGQPVGSKTLAEGGAVDLSPASIRSVLADLEKLGLLAAPHVSAGRKPTESGLRLFVDGMMQITQPSEDERRAIEAKLGDPGPLEARLEAASAMLSDLSGAAGMVFVPTAERRLAQMSFVPLDAARALAVLVDANGQIENRLIELGGVDSATLDRASNYLSARLANRSLGEALKEIEHEIDSGRSALDAASSNLVRRGIAMWSEAPDRNPVLIVRGQAKLLDDEAVGDVERVRQLLDELENKQAVAEVLERARGAQATRIYIGSENRLFALSGSSVIASPFRDREGNIVGVLGVIGPTRLNYARIVPMVDFTAQSLGRLTG
- a CDS encoding nucleotide exchange factor GrpE produces the protein MQEEHDPKDEPVREDSKLDAEAERELAGVPEHLRDQGDDGDDESEQGVAKLAEAVAKLNEELETARQEVLYARAETQNVRRRMEKDIADTRAYSATGFARDILSVSDNLSRAIDSIPEELREDGKFKGLVAGIEATQRELDRVFGQHGVTRVAAMGLPLDPNVHQAMMEIPSDEAEPGTVVQEMQAGYLIRDRLLRPALVGVAKKPD
- a CDS encoding glycine zipper domain-containing protein; its protein translation is MIANKSKTRFALIPVAMISALSLSACAENYSAEGGLGGAALGAGIAAVTGGDITRYALAGAAAGALAGYFVDKNDNCDGYDRDGYLDEDCFGTRGYPADPRR
- a CDS encoding indoleamine 2,3-dioxygenase, with translation MCRPGGPTRARRMVPTMELSNYGMSRERGYLSHYEIDAITLPSQFDPIVQAAGNLSALLTTGRVRHWLDALPDPQIGEWAKDAPEEEVRTAMVHYSFLVQAYVWGEDDPPAHLPANLSRPMVALADRLGQAPLLPYSGYVLDNWYRLDKSGPIALDNIAMHQNFLGGADENWFVLVHVAIEAEAGVLLDNAAKLVTVCRDGDEDTALTLLKEMDEAWERIYAHFARMPERCDPYVYFHRVRPYIHGWANNPALDGGLVYEGIETFGGKPQAFRGQTGSQSSIVPAMDALFQVGHSDDPLKSFLDELHAYRPVEHRRFIEDLAAQSTLRSFVAESGNTALKDAFNACLEQAARFRTRHLEYAASYINKQAGSIAGNDPDVGTGGTPFMKYLKKHRDENRAQVVD
- a CDS encoding vgr related protein → MDHPIDTETHETRVAPCPAGGERRLTPSEVALAQSVFGTAIDYRKVTIRRRKWAFFQPKNTTMAPRGHLHFHPDAAGYCDDFSAGNHHSQGHFIHEMTHVWQTQTRGEWYLPLHRHPWCRYDYSIKPGWGLAKYGIEQQAEIVKHAFWLRNGVRVAGIASRETYDLLVRFPGAKP
- a CDS encoding copper chaperone PCu(A)C codes for the protein MKSIYLACALGLGAVTLAGCDQKPAEEEVAAAPLTASEGKLFLPAVSGNPGAVYFKLENPGDKAISVRKADVEGAGSAELHDYMEYDDTEMGSIGVVTVQPGETVSFEPGGKHVMAFDLSPDLKPESATSVTLTMAGGKTMSFDVDVLPADAER
- the dnaK gene encoding molecular chaperone DnaK: MAKVIGIDLGTTNSCVAVMDGGKPKVIENAEGARTTPSIVAFTKDGERLIGQPAKRQAVTNPDNTVFAVKRLIGRRFEDPLTKKDMELVPYNIVKGNNGDAWVEAGGDKYSPSQISAFILQKMKETAESYLGETVTQAVITVPAYFNDAQRQATKDAGQIAGLEVLRIINEPTAAALAYGLDKDENKTIAVYDLGGGTFDISILEVGDGVFEVKSTNGDTFLGGEDFDSAIVEYLAEQFKSKENMDLKQDKLALQRLKEAAEKAKIELSSAQQTEVNLPFITARMEGGSSTPLHLVETLTRSKLEQLVGDLVKRTLDPCKKALEDAGLKTGEIDEVILVGGMTRMPKVREVVEEFFGKKPHTGVNPDEVVAMGAAIQAGVLQGDVKDVLLLDVTPLSLGIETLGGIMTKMIDRNTTIPTKKTQVYSTAEDNQQAVTIRVFQGEREMAADNKLLGQFDLVGIPPAPRGVPQVEVTFDIDANGIVNVSAKDKGTGKEQQIRIQASGGLSDNDIESMVKDAERFAEEDKKRREAAEARNQADNLVHATEKQVQENGDKIDASLKSDVEAAIAETKTALEGDDVDAINAKAQALTEVAMKMGQQIYEKEQASGGADAGQAGDAGASSSQDEDVVDAEFSEVDDSAGDSDNADRS